The Streptomyces laurentii genome contains a region encoding:
- a CDS encoding ABC transporter protein (identified by MetaGeneAnnotator; putative;~sequence version:1), which translates to MAHPTDDTGRGSWTGRLTRRCLRHRRSVLVAVLAALLGTATSALVPLVTMVIVDDVVLRPARSAAWWTGALLAVAALGYLAAYLRRLYAGRLAADVQHDLRVDLFRSLSRLDGVRRDELSTGQLLGRASGDLNMVFGLVSTLPTAISSAALLVVSLVLIATLSPLLALVALALVPALWFIGRRSRTWLYPATWYAQNQAAAVAGVVASSTAGIRVVKGFGQEQRETDRLAHAARRLFAGRMRAVRLNARYGPALQCVPSLGQVGALAVGGWLAARGELSLGALLAFSSYLAQLVGPVKTLAALLTMGQQAGAGIGRVLEVIDTRPLLTEGAGRLPEEGPLGVEFDRVTFAYGPGRPVLTDLSLRVEPGETLALVGAPGSGKSTLALLLSRFHDVAEGAVRIGGADVRDLTFDSLRGAVAGVPEDTALLTGTVREAVAYGRPDATDAEIHAAARTAQAHAFVTALPDGYATTLGERGALSGGQRQRLALARALAAAPRVLVLDDATSAVDARVEQRIHDALRAQAEGRTTLIVARRRSTLALADRIAVLDHGRIVDLGTHRELTARCPLYRTILQHDPATPPAETAAAVPAAPAGDRNRLAPNAPKALKPAPAPSSAAARMQARVAALPPALDLPGVDETEAARDPGADGTGEFGLRHLLRGYRLPLALGLALVVADALAGLTLPFVLRQGIEGGAHRLALTAVATASLAALALVLAQYAVQRAAVRVTGRTGERLLYGLRIRVFAHLHRLGLDHFENEASGRTLTRMTTDVDSLSSFLQTGLLSVLVSVLTLFGVLVALGAADAGMLLVVLVVLPPIALATVVFRRASTRSYADARERLAAVNGALQEGAAGMRTVQAFRREESVVTAFARHSDAYRRARVRGQLLSARYFPFIQLLAACVTAAVLAVGAHRVAAGTLTVGALVAYLLYLDLFFVPVQQLSQLFDGYQQARVSLLRIRDLLRLRSTTPNAADARTVRSLRGELVFDDVDFHYQDGRPALSGIRLRIPRGQTVAFVGTTGAGKSTLVKLAARFHDPTRGAVRIDGTDLRDLDLTGYRKRLGVVPQEPYLFAGTVREAIAYGRPDATDAEIADAARRVGAHDTLSSLDRGYDHHVTEGGHNLSAGQRQLISLARAELVRPDVLLLDEATASLDLATEALVNRATERLVRDRTALIVAHRLGVASRADRIVVVDDGRIREDGAHDELLALDGIYAALWRASQGRPPAAPAPRPTTLTHDSYERSAS; encoded by the coding sequence ATGGCCCACCCCACCGACGACACCGGCCGGGGTTCCTGGACCGGGCGGCTGACCCGCCGCTGTCTGCGGCACCGGCGCAGCGTGCTCGTGGCGGTCCTCGCCGCGCTCCTCGGGACCGCGACCAGCGCCCTCGTCCCCCTCGTCACGATGGTGATCGTCGACGACGTCGTCCTGCGCCCCGCCCGCTCCGCCGCGTGGTGGACCGGAGCGCTGCTCGCCGTCGCCGCGCTCGGCTACCTCGCCGCGTACCTGCGCCGCCTGTACGCCGGGCGGCTCGCCGCCGACGTCCAGCACGACCTGCGGGTCGACCTGTTCCGCTCGCTCTCCCGTCTGGACGGCGTACGGCGCGACGAACTGAGCACCGGCCAGCTTTTGGGCCGGGCCTCCGGAGACCTCAACATGGTCTTCGGACTGGTCTCCACCCTGCCCACCGCGATCTCCAGCGCGGCCCTGCTGGTGGTCTCCCTGGTCCTCATCGCCACACTGTCCCCGCTGCTCGCCCTGGTCGCGCTCGCCCTGGTCCCCGCCCTGTGGTTCATCGGCCGGCGCAGCCGCACCTGGCTCTACCCCGCGACCTGGTACGCCCAGAACCAGGCCGCCGCCGTCGCCGGAGTAGTCGCCAGCTCCACCGCCGGCATCCGCGTCGTCAAGGGATTCGGCCAGGAACAGCGGGAGACGGACCGGCTGGCCCATGCCGCCCGGCGGCTCTTCGCCGGCCGGATGCGCGCCGTGCGGCTCAACGCCCGCTACGGGCCCGCCCTCCAGTGCGTGCCCTCCCTCGGACAGGTCGGCGCCCTCGCGGTCGGCGGCTGGCTGGCGGCCCGGGGCGAACTCAGCCTCGGCGCACTCCTCGCCTTCTCCTCCTACCTCGCCCAGCTCGTCGGCCCCGTCAAGACCCTCGCCGCCCTGCTCACCATGGGCCAGCAGGCCGGCGCCGGGATCGGGCGGGTCCTCGAAGTGATCGACACCCGCCCACTGCTGACCGAGGGCGCGGGCCGGCTGCCCGAAGAGGGCCCCCTCGGCGTCGAGTTCGACCGTGTCACCTTCGCCTACGGCCCCGGCCGGCCCGTCCTCACCGACCTCTCCCTGCGCGTCGAACCCGGCGAGACCCTGGCCCTCGTCGGCGCCCCTGGATCGGGCAAGTCCACCCTCGCCCTGCTGCTCTCCCGGTTCCACGACGTCGCCGAGGGCGCGGTACGGATCGGCGGCGCCGATGTCCGCGACCTGACCTTCGACTCCCTGCGCGGCGCGGTCGCCGGCGTCCCCGAGGACACGGCCCTGCTCACCGGGACCGTCCGCGAAGCCGTCGCCTACGGCCGGCCCGACGCCACCGACGCGGAGATCCACGCCGCGGCCCGAACCGCCCAGGCGCACGCCTTCGTCACCGCCCTGCCCGACGGCTACGCCACGACGCTCGGCGAACGCGGCGCGCTGTCCGGCGGCCAGCGCCAGCGCCTCGCCCTCGCACGGGCCCTCGCCGCCGCCCCCCGCGTCCTCGTCCTCGACGACGCCACCTCCGCCGTCGACGCCCGCGTCGAGCAGCGCATCCACGACGCGCTGCGCGCCCAGGCCGAGGGCCGTACCACCCTGATCGTCGCCCGCCGCCGCTCGACCCTCGCGCTCGCCGACCGGATCGCCGTCCTCGACCACGGCCGGATCGTCGACCTCGGCACCCACCGCGAACTCACCGCCCGCTGCCCGCTCTACCGCACGATCCTCCAGCACGACCCCGCCACGCCTCCGGCCGAGACGGCCGCCGCCGTGCCCGCGGCCCCCGCGGGGGACCGGAACCGCCTTGCCCCGAACGCCCCGAAAGCCCTGAAGCCGGCCCCCGCCCCGTCCTCCGCCGCCGCGCGCATGCAGGCCCGGGTCGCGGCGCTGCCGCCGGCCCTCGACCTCCCCGGCGTCGACGAGACCGAGGCCGCCCGCGACCCCGGGGCCGACGGCACCGGCGAGTTCGGACTGCGCCACCTGCTGCGCGGATACCGCCTGCCGCTCGCCCTCGGCCTCGCCCTGGTCGTCGCCGACGCGCTCGCCGGACTCACCCTGCCCTTCGTGCTGCGGCAGGGCATCGAGGGCGGCGCCCACCGCCTCGCCCTCACCGCCGTCGCCACCGCCTCCCTCGCCGCACTGGCGCTCGTCCTCGCCCAGTACGCCGTCCAGCGGGCCGCGGTCCGGGTCACCGGACGCACGGGGGAGCGGCTGCTGTACGGCCTGCGGATCCGGGTCTTCGCCCACCTGCACCGCCTGGGGCTCGACCACTTCGAGAACGAGGCGTCCGGCCGCACCCTCACCCGGATGACCACCGACGTCGACTCGCTCTCCTCCTTCCTCCAGACCGGCCTGCTCAGCGTCCTCGTCAGCGTCCTCACCCTGTTCGGCGTGCTCGTCGCGCTCGGCGCCGCCGACGCCGGGATGCTGCTTGTCGTCCTCGTCGTCCTCCCGCCGATCGCCCTCGCCACCGTCGTCTTCCGCCGGGCCTCCACCCGCAGCTACGCGGACGCCCGGGAACGGCTCGCCGCCGTCAACGGCGCGCTCCAGGAAGGCGCGGCCGGCATGCGCACCGTGCAGGCGTTCCGCCGCGAGGAGTCCGTCGTCACCGCCTTCGCCCGGCACAGCGACGCCTACCGGCGCGCCCGGGTCCGCGGCCAGCTCCTGTCCGCCCGCTACTTCCCGTTCATCCAGCTCCTGGCCGCCTGCGTCACCGCCGCGGTCCTCGCCGTCGGCGCGCACCGGGTGGCCGCGGGCACTCTGACGGTCGGCGCCCTCGTCGCGTACCTCCTCTACCTGGACCTGTTCTTCGTCCCGGTACAGCAGCTCTCCCAGCTCTTCGACGGCTACCAGCAGGCACGGGTGTCCCTGCTGCGGATCAGGGACCTGCTCCGGCTGCGCAGCACCACCCCGAACGCCGCCGACGCGCGCACCGTCCGCTCCCTGCGCGGCGAACTCGTCTTCGACGACGTCGACTTCCACTACCAGGACGGCCGCCCGGCGCTGAGCGGGATCCGGCTGCGCATCCCGCGGGGACAGACGGTCGCCTTCGTCGGCACGACCGGCGCCGGCAAGTCGACCCTCGTCAAGCTCGCCGCCCGGTTCCACGACCCGACCCGCGGGGCCGTCCGGATCGACGGGACCGACCTGCGCGACCTGGACCTCACCGGCTACCGGAAACGGCTCGGCGTCGTCCCCCAGGAGCCGTACCTCTTCGCCGGAACCGTCCGCGAGGCCATCGCCTACGGCCGGCCGGACGCCACCGACGCCGAGATCGCCGACGCGGCCCGCCGGGTCGGCGCCCACGACACCCTCAGCTCCCTCGACCGCGGCTACGACCACCACGTGACCGAAGGCGGACACAACCTCTCCGCCGGACAGCGGCAACTGATCTCGCTGGCCCGCGCCGAACTGGTCCGCCCCGACGTCCTCCTGCTCGACGAGGCCACCGCGTCCCTCGACCTCGCCACCGAGGCCCTGGTCAACCGGGCGACCGAACGCCTCGTCCGCGACCGTACCGCCCTGATCGTCGCCCACCGCCTCGGCGTCGCCTCCCGCGCCGACCGGATCGTCGTCGTCGACGACGGCCGGATCCGGGAGGACGGCGCCCACGACGAACTCCTCGCCCTGGACGGGATCTACGCCGCACTGTGGCGCGCCTCGCAGGGGCGCCCGCCCGCGGCCCCCGCCCCGCGGCCCACCACCCTCACCCACGACTCCTACGAACGGAGCGCTTCATGA
- a CDS encoding 4-phosphopantetheinyl transferase (identified by MetaGeneAnnotator; putative;~sequence version:1), whose translation MTGPDAVTVLWGPVASGERRAAHTTLLRAAAELTGSPLHRIGLAHDPGGRPRLTGSAARLHVSVSHSPGARAVALARTPVGVDIETVRPVPALALARRWLAPADADWVGRLPAPDRVPAFYWLWTQKEAVGKARGHGLAHGGLTQPLAHPPHWPPPPAAGGTPALRALPGGTGAACTVLPTGAGPHVLAVAGLGGPGTPVDLRRCDA comes from the coding sequence GTGACCGGCCCCGACGCCGTCACGGTGCTCTGGGGCCCCGTCGCCTCCGGCGAACGGCGCGCGGCGCACACCACGCTGCTGCGCGCCGCCGCGGAGCTGACCGGCAGTCCGCTCCACCGGATCGGGCTCGCCCACGACCCCGGCGGCCGCCCCCGGCTCACCGGATCCGCCGCCCGGCTCCACGTGAGCGTGAGCCACAGCCCGGGAGCCCGGGCCGTGGCGCTCGCCCGGACCCCGGTCGGCGTCGACATCGAGACCGTACGGCCCGTGCCCGCCCTCGCGCTGGCCCGGCGCTGGCTCGCCCCCGCCGACGCCGACTGGGTCGGCCGCCTCCCCGCGCCGGACCGGGTCCCCGCCTTCTACTGGCTCTGGACCCAGAAGGAGGCCGTCGGCAAGGCCCGCGGCCACGGACTCGCCCACGGCGGACTCACCCAGCCGCTGGCCCACCCCCCGCACTGGCCCCCGCCCCCCGCCGCGGGCGGGACGCCCGCCCTGCGGGCCCTGCCCGGCGGGACCGGGGCCGCCTGCACGGTCCTGCCGACCGGCGCCGGCCCGCACGTCCTCGCGGTCGCCGGCCTCGGCGGCCCGGGCACGCCGGTCGACCTGCGCCGCTGCGACGCATGA
- a CDS encoding mbtH protein (MbtH protein [Amycolatopsis orientalis HCCB10007];~Uncharacterized protein conserved in bacteria [Function unknown];~identified by MetaGeneAnnotator; putative), whose product MTNPFENADGRYLVLVNDEGQHSLWPDFAEVPAGWEVAFGESDRQACLDHIEANWTDMRPKSLVRAMAS is encoded by the coding sequence ATGACGAACCCGTTCGAGAACGCCGACGGCCGCTACCTCGTCCTCGTCAACGACGAGGGCCAGCACTCCCTGTGGCCGGACTTCGCCGAGGTCCCGGCCGGCTGGGAGGTCGCCTTCGGGGAGAGCGACCGCCAGGCCTGCCTCGACCACATCGAGGCCAACTGGACGGACATGCGCCCGAAGAGCCTCGTCCGCGCGATGGCGTCCTGA
- a CDS encoding dehydrogenase (Medium chain reductase/dehydrogenase (MDR)/zinc-dependent alcohol dehydrogenase-like family; cl16912;~NAD(P) binding site [chemical binding];~crotonyl-CoA reductase; TIGR01751;~dehydrogenase [Streptomyces avermitilis MA-4680];~filipin gene cluster, PF00107: Zinc-binding dehydrogenase;~identified by MetaGeneAnnotator; putative), whose amino-acid sequence MTRELYALGETPPLGEVPRLMHAGVIRRERYGPPEQSIQVEAVDVPPVGRGQVLIWVMAAGINYNGVWAGLGTPADVIADRQRAGDPLDFHIAGSEGAGVVWAVGEGVTQFTVGDHVIVGGVTWDESAPDIRLGTDPTASRSQRAWGYESNHGSFAQFTVADEYQCHKKPPHLTWEEAGCFLGGGSTSYRMLMGWHPHTVRPGDPVLVWGGAGGLGSMAIQLVKYFGGIPVAVVSDDDKFDYCKRLGARGVINRNEFDHWGRLPDSSDTVAYREWLSGVRSFGRAFWDALGERKDPAIVLEHPGRATLPTSVYVCDRAGMVVTCAGTSGYNGDIDLRFLWMFQKRLQGSHAANVRQTAAVIELVAAGHIDPCLSLALPFTEIGRAHQMVYENKQPPGNVAVLVNAPEPGLTDMR is encoded by the coding sequence ATGACCCGGGAGTTGTACGCACTGGGGGAGACACCGCCCCTGGGCGAGGTGCCCCGTCTCATGCACGCCGGCGTGATCCGGCGCGAGCGGTACGGCCCGCCCGAGCAGTCGATCCAGGTCGAGGCGGTGGACGTGCCGCCGGTCGGCCGCGGGCAGGTCCTCATCTGGGTGATGGCCGCCGGGATCAACTACAACGGCGTCTGGGCCGGGCTCGGCACCCCCGCCGATGTCATCGCCGACCGTCAACGGGCCGGCGACCCGCTCGACTTCCACATCGCCGGATCCGAGGGCGCCGGAGTGGTCTGGGCCGTCGGCGAGGGGGTCACCCAGTTCACGGTCGGCGACCACGTCATCGTCGGCGGCGTCACCTGGGACGAGTCGGCTCCCGACATCCGCCTCGGCACCGACCCGACCGCCTCCCGCTCCCAGCGGGCCTGGGGCTACGAGTCGAACCACGGCTCCTTCGCGCAGTTCACCGTGGCCGACGAGTACCAGTGCCACAAGAAGCCCCCGCACCTCACCTGGGAGGAGGCCGGCTGCTTCCTCGGCGGCGGCTCCACCTCGTACCGCATGCTCATGGGCTGGCACCCGCACACGGTCCGGCCGGGCGATCCCGTCCTCGTCTGGGGCGGCGCCGGCGGTCTCGGCTCCATGGCGATACAGCTCGTGAAATACTTCGGGGGAATTCCGGTCGCCGTGGTGTCGGACGACGACAAATTCGACTACTGTAAGCGCCTGGGGGCGCGCGGCGTCATCAATCGGAATGAATTCGACCACTGGGGTCGGCTGCCCGATTCGAGCGACACCGTCGCCTACCGGGAATGGCTCTCGGGGGTCCGCTCCTTCGGCCGCGCCTTCTGGGACGCGCTCGGCGAGCGCAAAGACCCCGCCATCGTCCTGGAGCACCCCGGCCGGGCCACCCTGCCGACCTCGGTCTACGTCTGCGACCGGGCCGGCATGGTCGTCACCTGCGCCGGCACCAGCGGCTACAACGGCGACATCGACCTGCGGTTCCTCTGGATGTTCCAGAAGCGGCTGCAGGGCTCGCACGCCGCGAACGTACGCCAGACCGCGGCGGTCATCGAGCTCGTCGCGGCCGGCCACATCGACCCCTGCCTCAGCCTCGCCCTGCCGTTCACCGAGATCGGCCGGGCGCACCAGATGGTCTACGAGAACAAGCAGCCGCCCGGCAATGTGGCGGTCCTCGTGAACGCGCCGGAACCCGGCCTCACGGATATGCGCTGA